The Cytobacillus sp. NJ13 sequence AACGTTATCCTCATGATGCGCACTTTGCACATTCCAATAACGCCATACCTTCAGTCCATTTCTTGAAAACGTCAGCGCGTGTGCAGGCCTTAATTCATCAATGCCTCTGAAAACTCCTGAACCCGGGGATCTTGATGGCCCCAGTCCAAAGACTTCTGCCAGGCCTTCCCTGCCGATTTCAGCCTTAATATCAGGATGGGCCAAAATAGCTTTCAATTCAGATCCGAATATAATGCCCTGCTTCGTTTCTCTATAAAATAAAGGTTTTACCCCTAAACGGTCCCTGCCTATAAATAATTGTTCTTTCTTCTCATCCCATACAGCAAAGGCATAGATGCCATTTAAATATTGAAGGCAATTTTCTCCCCATTCTATATAAGAAGTCAGCAAAACCTCAGTGTCAGAATGGCCATCAAACGAATATCCTTTTATAAGGAGTTCTTTACGGAGATCCTCCGTATTATAAAGCTCTCCATTATAGCAAATAGTATAGCGGTTTTGATATTTTTCCCTAGTCATTGGCTGTTTTCCGCCTGCCGGGTCTACAACGATTAACCTTTTATGGCCGAATCCAGCTTGCACATCTGTCCATATGTTTGTTTCATCTGGACCCCGCTTTGCCAGCGTATCCGCCATTTTGCCAATTGCTGCCGTTTCTTTTCTCAAATCCTTTTGGAAATCAATCCAGCCGGTAATTCCACACACTTTACATCATCCTTTCAAAGCGGAATCGCATGGGCACATTTTTCATGATGCTATTGTATGCACAGCCTAGAAAAAAGTTAATTGTCCACATACAAGCGGTTATAAAAATCGCCAAAACTGTCTAAAAAGAAGTTGAGGAAGTTAATGGAGGTTTTATATGAATAGACAGCAGCGAACAAAGCTAATTGAATATCAATCCCGTGCTTTTACAGAAGGCACTGTAGAGTATATTAATGAACAATGGGTTTTTTTCGACCATGAAACAGAAGAAGCATCATTATTGGACGAATTCCTCCATCAGGAAATGGAAGTATTCCGCTTTAAACGCTGGAAGAAAGGCATTTTATTCGAGGATGGCAAAGTGGCCTTTGACGATGAAATATTTCACTTGAAGAATCAGGACTCGATCCGCATCCGAAAACATCTTGTTTTCTCCCTCGAGAGATTACTGGAGGAAATGAATGATGATGCTTTTTACCAGTTCGTAACCACTTTAAATTCCATGCAATTTTCGGTTTATGACTGCATTTATTGTTATAACCAGCTGGCATTTTTCAATGATAAGGACAGGAAAAGCGGTGTGAACTTCATCGTTTTTGATAATCAGGATCATATTTGCAATGTGCAGCACCATTTTTGCTATTATGAAAAAATGAGTGACCGGTTTGAATTTACCTTAAACAGCGGAAAAAGGATGGTTATTGAAAAAATTTCTTCATAAGAAAAGCGGAAGCGCCTTGTACACGAAGGAACGCAGACTAAGGACGCCACGTCCTCCCAAAAGCTGCCGCTTTCGGTCGTGCGATGTATCGCTGCCGTAGCTTTCCTTGTCCTGTGGCAACGTCTGCATAACCCGCATCCCTCCCAAAAGCTGTCGCTTTCGGTGGGACGAAGCCTGTCCTGAGGGCCTCAAGCACAAGACGAGCCTCATGGAAAGGCGTTCTTTGCCTTTTTGGGGGCTTGCCCGAAATGTGGAGGCGACTGCCCAGGGACGACAAGCATAAGACGTTTAAAATCTTATACTTTTTTGTTTAAAAAAACAGCAGCCTGCCTTTAATGGCGGTGCTGCTGTTTCTTTATTCTAGCTGAGCGTTTGGGCATATTTAGATAAGCCTTCCTCAAACTCACGGGTCATAAGCGGCTTATGAATATAGAAGCCTTGTGCATAATGGCATTTTAATTCTTTTAAAAGCTCAATCTGCTCCTGTGTTTCCACCCCTTCTGCCACGACTTTCACGGCAAGCCCGTGCCCCATGGTGATGATGGCTTTTACAATGGCAACATCGGATGTGTTTAATCGCAGATTATTAATAAACGACCGATCGATCTTTAATGTATTGATTGGAAGGTCCTTTAAATAACTTAAAGAAGAATAGCCTGTGCCAAAATCATCAATGGATACTTTGACTCCTATATCCTGCAGCGCCTGCATAACTTGGATACTGTACTCAACATTTCTCAGCATCGTGCTCTCCGTCAGCTCCAATGTTAAATATTGCGGCTCCATACCGGAAAGTTCCAATGCCATCTTAACTTCTTGAAGAAATCCCGGCTGCTGGAATTGATAGGCCGATACATTCACAGAGATGGAAAGAGATTCATAGCCAAGCATTTGCCACCGTTTATTCTGCTTACAAGCCGACCGCAATACCCAGCCGCCGATATCCTCAATGAGACCAGTCTCTTCTGCAAGAGGAATAAATTCACCGGGTGAAACACGGCCAAGTTTTGGATGATTCCAGCGAATCAGGGCTTCGCTTCCGTATAAATTGCCTGTTTCAAGATCAATTAAGGGCTGATAGCATAAATAGAATTCATTTTTCTGCAAAGCTTTTCTTAAGTAGCTTTCAAGCTCAAGTCTGACCATTGCCTGCTGATTCATTTCCATCGAGAAAAAGGTGACCCTGTTTCCTCCTTGCTGCTTGGAGCGA is a genomic window containing:
- a CDS encoding DUF2777 domain-containing protein, which codes for MNRQQRTKLIEYQSRAFTEGTVEYINEQWVFFDHETEEASLLDEFLHQEMEVFRFKRWKKGILFEDGKVAFDDEIFHLKNQDSIRIRKHLVFSLERLLEEMNDDAFYQFVTTLNSMQFSVYDCIYCYNQLAFFNDKDRKSGVNFIVFDNQDHICNVQHHFCYYEKMSDRFEFTLNSGKRMVIEKISS